Proteins from a genomic interval of Oreochromis aureus strain Israel breed Guangdong linkage group 6, ZZ_aureus, whole genome shotgun sequence:
- the stox2a gene encoding storkhead-box protein 2 isoform X1 translates to MDKFLQIAPHSLALVLSRLGRGDGEDSPSPPALLSVNLKHHSGYEVFANFKAVNMQHFWNKALTYALTEIFFLGWIDEHVLLIQGKEVHLQVLRNGWTRRTLQPPEGFDIKYIGDVSPISMSPISQSQFIPLGEILCLAISAMNSAHKPVNQEALVEHLTASFPGVPTPSSEVLRHTLNMLVRERKIYPTPEGYFIVTPQTYFITPSLIRTNNKWYHLDDRLQERPQQQQQQQQQQQQQQQQQQQQQPQQQPQHCATPQSGNATPSTPGCLRERPPRKNNNDSYNSYREDPSKHHPPALPSKSPKEHRGDSYQSKPPKDHSGGDPPPSASAKEHRGEPPSYPHPPAPTSPPAQQSPSQDPADKGKSITSFPYKTDTLTKKKEGSGGGGGSGEKQSKRFGLRLFRLSFKKDKMRQLATFSAQFPPEEWPLRDEDVPTTPIPREVEMEIIRRINPDLTVENVARHTAVMKRLEEERTQKNKAGSSAQHSARSRRGRGHRRAPHGKSRSHSKPRTSRGDPSEGSNWDLVFMERDYRFFSHSLVRSPREAMYTLERRRSGGATYLVHSNPNITESYCPVTPEWDVSGELAKRRTEMPFPEPSRGTCQSRVQRSHSHNQDRKSRHERSDQAKERSRSMDNSLKGPSLGAPEDFEPSLEERSHYYTDDGTLRATQKSSHYSRIMFSAAKFHSDFNVPDLGKGSLDESRIRSTMERNKSRDSLPTYNELMGLSSKPSTDEYFQCNTSNETILTAPSPQAKSEYDTLTSSGGLRKGSPADRQTPHLTSPHTMEYKEDLSAAKGQNGSTRLTPSQTPEPAQNARLTPHQHNVDPGGGGGGMVIKRKEIFSKDTLFKPPHNALSSGYVDSSYTKSGTLRKASHAKSTEALDNPEPQQPSNSATSSASPAVLQGCLEPTVPSASFDYYNVSDDEDEEEPEEDSHKELASAEDNKDHGEGGGNGGGSGGGGEGTMQWLLEREKDHDLQRKLETNLTLLSPKETENSSSQKSAHSARLDSMDSSSVTVDSGFNSPRTRESLASNTSSIVESNRRQNPALSPGHIGTSSIGLPFSFRTIPEPPTTQPEKLQKSSNCLASITSV, encoded by the exons ATGGACAAGTTCCTCCAGATCGCTCCGCACTCGCTGGCGCTGGTGCTGTCGCGCCTTGGCAGAGGAGATGGAGAGGACTCACCGTCGCCGCCGGCCTTGCTCTCAGTAAACTTAAAGCATCACTCTGGCTATGAGGTCTTCGCTAATTTCAAAGCCGTCAACATGCAGCATTTCTGGAACAAGGCGCTGACATACGCGCTGACAGAAATCTTCTTCCTGGGCTGGATAGATGAGCATGTGCTGCTGATCCAAGGGAAAGAGGTGCACCTTCAGGTCCTCAGGAACGGATGGACGAGACGGACCTTGCAACCTCCTGAGGGCTTTGACATCAAATACATAG gtGACGTGTCTCCGATCAGTATGTCACCTATCAGCCAGTCACAGTTCATCCCGCTGGGAGAGATCTTGTGCTTGGCCATCTCTGCTATGAACTCTGCCCACAAGCCTGTCAACCAGGAGGCACTGGTGGAGCACCTCACTGCCAGCTTCCCAG gtGTGCCTACACCCAGCTCAGAGGTTTTGCGACATACCCTAAACATGCTGGTGCGAGAGAGGAAGATCTACCCAACTCCAGAGGGCTACTTCATTGTCACTCCCCAGACCTACTTTATCACTCCCTCTCTCATCAGAACAAACAACAAGTGGTATCACCTGGATGATCGACTGCAAGAGcgtccacagcagcagcagcagcaacaacagcagcagcagcagcagcaacaacaacaacaacaacaacagccacaGCAACAACCTCAGCATTGTGCTACACCTCAGTCTGGCAATGCCACACCATCCACGCCTGGCTGTCTGAGGGAGAGGCCTCCTCGCAAGAATAACAATGATTCGTACAATTCCTATCGCGAAGACCCGTCCAAACATCACCCCCCTGCACTCCCGAGCAAGTCACCAAAGGAGCACAGGGGAGATTCCTATCAAAGTAAGCCACCCAAGGATCACAGCGGCGGGGATCCTCCGCCGAGTGCGTCAGCCAAGGAGCACCGAGGTGAGCCGCCATCGTACCCCCATCCCCCGGCTCCCACCTCTCCCCCTGCCCAGCAATCGCCGTCTCAAGATCCAGCTGATAAGGGCAAAAGCATCACTTCTTTCCCCTATAAAACTGACACTCTgaccaaaaagaaagaaggaagtgGTGGGGGCGGCGGAAGCGGCGAGAAGCAATCCAAAAGGTTCGGACTCAGGCTCTTCAGGCTGAGTTTTAAGAAGGACAAAATGAGGCAGCTGGCAACCTTCTCAGCCCAGTTCCCTCCGGAGGAGTGGCCGCTTCGTGACGAGGATGTGCCAACCACGCCCATCCCCCGCGAGGTGGAGATGGAGATCATTCGCAGAATCAACCCCGACCTAACGGTGGAGAATGTTGCGAGGCACACGGCTGTGATGAAGAGGTTAGAGGAAGAGCGCACGCAGAAGAACAAGGCGGGGTCTTCAGCCCAGCACAGCGCACGCAGCAGGAGGGGCAGAGGCCACCGGAGGGCTCCACATGGTAAGTCTCGCTCTCATAGCAAACCGCGGACCTCCAGGGGAGACCCATCTGAGGGTTCAAACTGGGATCTTGTGTTCATGGAAAGGGATTACCGCTTCTTTAGCCACTCGTTAGTTCGCTCACCCCGAGAGGCTATGTACACCTTGGAGCGCAGGCGAAGTGGCGGCGCGACATACCTGGTCCACAGCAACCCAAACATCACTGAGTCATACTGCCCTGTTACCCCCGAGTGGGATGTGTCTGGGGAGCTAGCTAAGAGACGGACAGAGATGCCCTTCCCCGAGCCTTCACGTGGAACATGCCAGTCCAGAGTGCAAAGGAGTCACAGTCACAATCAGGACAGGAAGTCTCGTCACGAGAGGTCAGATCAGGCGAAAGAACGATCTCGGTCCATGGACAACTCTCTAAAAGGCCCGTCACTGGGTGCACCAGAAGACTTTGAACCGAGTCTGGAGGAGCGTAGTCATTACTACACTGATGATGGCACCCTGCGGGCCACGCAGAAGTCCTCCCATTACTCAAGGATCATGTTCTCTGCTGCTAAGTTCCACTCTGATTTCAATGTGCCTGATTTGGGGAAAGGGAGTTTGGATGAGTCAAGGATCCGGAGTACAATGGAGAGGAACAAAAGCAGAGACAGCCTGCCAACGTACAATGAGCTAATGGGACTTTCTTCTAAGCCCTCAACAGATGAGTACTTCCAGTGCAATACGTCAAATGAAACAATCTTAACTGCCCCTTCGCCTCAGGCAAAATCAGAATATGACACAttaacctcatcagggggactCCGAAAGGGCTCTCCGGCTGACCGCCAAACGCCTCACCTCACCTCTCCTCACACGATGGAGTACAAAGAGGACTTGTCGGCAGCAAAAGGACAGAACGGCTCAACGCGACTGACGCCAAGCCAGACGCCGGAGCCGGCGCAAAATGCCCGTTTGACGCCACACCAACACAATGTAGATCCcggagggggaggaggtggtATGGTGATCAAGAGGAAAGAAATCTTCAGCAAGGACACTTTGTTCAAACCTCCACACAATGCCTTGTCCAGCGGCTACGTGGACAGCAGCTACACCAAGTCTGGCACATTGCGGAAAGCCTCACATGCCAAATCAACAGAGGCCCTAGACAATCCTGAGCCCCAGCAGCCTTCCAATTCAGCGACTTCCTCAGCGTCACCTGCAGTTTTACAGGGCTGCTTAGAGCCAACAGTCCCCTCCGCCTCCTTTGACTATTATAATGTATCCGACGATGAGGACGAGGAAGAGCCAGAGGAGGACTCGCACAAAGAGTTGGCTTCGGCAGAGGACAACAAAGACCACGGGGAAGGGGGTGGTAATGGTGGaggcagtggtggtggtggggaggGAACCATGCAGTGGCTCCTGGAACGGGAGAAGGACCACGATCTGCAGCGAAAACTGGAGACCAATCTGACTTTACTCAGCCCCAAGGAGACAGAGAACAGCAGCAGCCAGAAGTCAGCCCACTCTGCCCGTTTGGACAGCATGGACAGCAGCAGTGTCACGGTGGACAGTGGATTCAACTCCCCCAG GACACGTGAAAGCCTTGCATCCAACACATCCAGCATAGTGGAAAGCAATAGACGGCAAAATCCAGCGCTGAGCCCCGGCCACATTGGCACCAGTAGTATCGGACTGCCATTCAGCTTTCGCACCATCCCAGAGCCCCCCACCACACAGCCTGAGAAACTCCAGAAGTCATCGAACTGCCTGGCCTCCATCACCAGCGTCTGA
- the casp3a gene encoding caspase-3a — protein MSENGSGPGVDDTDAKPGNGKRSAGSSSASVPMDVDAKPQSHSFRYRLDFPSIGQCIIINNKNFDRSTGMNQRNGTDVDAGNAMRVFKNLGYNVKLYNDQTVDQMMNVLTAASKEDHSNSASFVCILLSHGDEDVFFGTDGSVALKHLTSLFRGDRCKSLVGKPKLFFIQACRGTDLDPGIETDSATDGVKIPVEADFLYAFSTAPGYYSWRNTMTGSWFIQSVCDMISKYGKELEILHIMTRVNHKVAVEFESASNSPGFDAKKQIPCIVSMLTKEMYFSR, from the exons ATGTCGGAAAACGGATCCGGACCTGGAGTGGACGATACAGACGCAAAGCCAGGCAATGGAAAACG ATCAGCGGGCTCTTCGTCTGCTTCTGTCCCCATGGACGTGGATGCCAAGCCCCAGTCACACAGCTTCAGATACCGCCTCGATTTCCCCAGCATTGGCCAGTGTATCATTATCAACAACAAGAACTTTGACAGGAGTACAG GCATGAATCAGCGAAACGGTACTGACGTGGATGCAGGCAACGCCATGAGAGTATTTAAAAATTTAGGTTATAATGTGAAGCTGTACAATGACCAGACAGTCGATCAGATGATGAATGTTTTAACTGCTG catccAAGGAAGATCACAGCAACTCAGCCTCTTTTGTCTGCATTCTTTTGAGTCACGGGGATGAAGACGTGTTCTTCGGTACGGACGGCTCAGTAGCGCTCAAACACCTAACTTCACTTTTTCGAGGCGATCGCTGTAAATCACTGGTGGGAAAACCCAAGCTCTTCTTCATCCAG GCTTGCAGAGGTACAGATCTGGATCCAGGCATTGAAACAGACAGCGCCACTGATGGTGTTAAGATCCCTGTGGAAGCAGACTTCCTCTACGCCTTCTCCACTGCCCCAG GTTACTACTCATGGAGGAATACAATGACTGGGTCCTGGTTCATCCAGTCGGTGTGCGACATGATCAGCAAGTACGGAAAAGAACTGGAGATCCTGCACATCATGACCCGAGTGAACCACAAGGTGGCAGTAGAGTTTGAGTCTGCCTCCAATTCTCCAGGGTTTGATGCAAAGAAACAAATCCCCTGTATTGTGTCAATGCTGACCAAAGAGATGTATTTTTCTCGTTAA
- the stox2a gene encoding storkhead-box protein 2 isoform X3: MSPISQSQFIPLGEILCLAISAMNSAHKPVNQEALVEHLTASFPGVPTPSSEVLRHTLNMLVRERKIYPTPEGYFIVTPQTYFITPSLIRTNNKWYHLDDRLQERPQQQQQQQQQQQQQQQQQQQQQPQQQPQHCATPQSGNATPSTPGCLRERPPRKNNNDSYNSYREDPSKHHPPALPSKSPKEHRGDSYQSKPPKDHSGGDPPPSASAKEHRGEPPSYPHPPAPTSPPAQQSPSQDPADKGKSITSFPYKTDTLTKKKEGSGGGGGSGEKQSKRFGLRLFRLSFKKDKMRQLATFSAQFPPEEWPLRDEDVPTTPIPREVEMEIIRRINPDLTVENVARHTAVMKRLEEERTQKNKAGSSAQHSARSRRGRGHRRAPHGKSRSHSKPRTSRGDPSEGSNWDLVFMERDYRFFSHSLVRSPREAMYTLERRRSGGATYLVHSNPNITESYCPVTPEWDVSGELAKRRTEMPFPEPSRGTCQSRVQRSHSHNQDRKSRHERSDQAKERSRSMDNSLKGPSLGAPEDFEPSLEERSHYYTDDGTLRATQKSSHYSRIMFSAAKFHSDFNVPDLGKGSLDESRIRSTMERNKSRDSLPTYNELMGLSSKPSTDEYFQCNTSNETILTAPSPQAKSEYDTLTSSGGLRKGSPADRQTPHLTSPHTMEYKEDLSAAKGQNGSTRLTPSQTPEPAQNARLTPHQHNVDPGGGGGGMVIKRKEIFSKDTLFKPPHNALSSGYVDSSYTKSGTLRKASHAKSTEALDNPEPQQPSNSATSSASPAVLQGCLEPTVPSASFDYYNVSDDEDEEEPEEDSHKELASAEDNKDHGEGGGNGGGSGGGGEGTMQWLLEREKDHDLQRKLETNLTLLSPKETENSSSQKSAHSARLDSMDSSSVTVDSGFNSPRTRESLASNTSSIVESNRRQNPALSPGHIGTSSIGLPFSFRTIPEPPTTQPEKLQKSSNCLASITSV, from the exons ATGTCACCTATCAGCCAGTCACAGTTCATCCCGCTGGGAGAGATCTTGTGCTTGGCCATCTCTGCTATGAACTCTGCCCACAAGCCTGTCAACCAGGAGGCACTGGTGGAGCACCTCACTGCCAGCTTCCCAG gtGTGCCTACACCCAGCTCAGAGGTTTTGCGACATACCCTAAACATGCTGGTGCGAGAGAGGAAGATCTACCCAACTCCAGAGGGCTACTTCATTGTCACTCCCCAGACCTACTTTATCACTCCCTCTCTCATCAGAACAAACAACAAGTGGTATCACCTGGATGATCGACTGCAAGAGcgtccacagcagcagcagcagcaacaacagcagcagcagcagcagcaacaacaacaacaacaacaacagccacaGCAACAACCTCAGCATTGTGCTACACCTCAGTCTGGCAATGCCACACCATCCACGCCTGGCTGTCTGAGGGAGAGGCCTCCTCGCAAGAATAACAATGATTCGTACAATTCCTATCGCGAAGACCCGTCCAAACATCACCCCCCTGCACTCCCGAGCAAGTCACCAAAGGAGCACAGGGGAGATTCCTATCAAAGTAAGCCACCCAAGGATCACAGCGGCGGGGATCCTCCGCCGAGTGCGTCAGCCAAGGAGCACCGAGGTGAGCCGCCATCGTACCCCCATCCCCCGGCTCCCACCTCTCCCCCTGCCCAGCAATCGCCGTCTCAAGATCCAGCTGATAAGGGCAAAAGCATCACTTCTTTCCCCTATAAAACTGACACTCTgaccaaaaagaaagaaggaagtgGTGGGGGCGGCGGAAGCGGCGAGAAGCAATCCAAAAGGTTCGGACTCAGGCTCTTCAGGCTGAGTTTTAAGAAGGACAAAATGAGGCAGCTGGCAACCTTCTCAGCCCAGTTCCCTCCGGAGGAGTGGCCGCTTCGTGACGAGGATGTGCCAACCACGCCCATCCCCCGCGAGGTGGAGATGGAGATCATTCGCAGAATCAACCCCGACCTAACGGTGGAGAATGTTGCGAGGCACACGGCTGTGATGAAGAGGTTAGAGGAAGAGCGCACGCAGAAGAACAAGGCGGGGTCTTCAGCCCAGCACAGCGCACGCAGCAGGAGGGGCAGAGGCCACCGGAGGGCTCCACATGGTAAGTCTCGCTCTCATAGCAAACCGCGGACCTCCAGGGGAGACCCATCTGAGGGTTCAAACTGGGATCTTGTGTTCATGGAAAGGGATTACCGCTTCTTTAGCCACTCGTTAGTTCGCTCACCCCGAGAGGCTATGTACACCTTGGAGCGCAGGCGAAGTGGCGGCGCGACATACCTGGTCCACAGCAACCCAAACATCACTGAGTCATACTGCCCTGTTACCCCCGAGTGGGATGTGTCTGGGGAGCTAGCTAAGAGACGGACAGAGATGCCCTTCCCCGAGCCTTCACGTGGAACATGCCAGTCCAGAGTGCAAAGGAGTCACAGTCACAATCAGGACAGGAAGTCTCGTCACGAGAGGTCAGATCAGGCGAAAGAACGATCTCGGTCCATGGACAACTCTCTAAAAGGCCCGTCACTGGGTGCACCAGAAGACTTTGAACCGAGTCTGGAGGAGCGTAGTCATTACTACACTGATGATGGCACCCTGCGGGCCACGCAGAAGTCCTCCCATTACTCAAGGATCATGTTCTCTGCTGCTAAGTTCCACTCTGATTTCAATGTGCCTGATTTGGGGAAAGGGAGTTTGGATGAGTCAAGGATCCGGAGTACAATGGAGAGGAACAAAAGCAGAGACAGCCTGCCAACGTACAATGAGCTAATGGGACTTTCTTCTAAGCCCTCAACAGATGAGTACTTCCAGTGCAATACGTCAAATGAAACAATCTTAACTGCCCCTTCGCCTCAGGCAAAATCAGAATATGACACAttaacctcatcagggggactCCGAAAGGGCTCTCCGGCTGACCGCCAAACGCCTCACCTCACCTCTCCTCACACGATGGAGTACAAAGAGGACTTGTCGGCAGCAAAAGGACAGAACGGCTCAACGCGACTGACGCCAAGCCAGACGCCGGAGCCGGCGCAAAATGCCCGTTTGACGCCACACCAACACAATGTAGATCCcggagggggaggaggtggtATGGTGATCAAGAGGAAAGAAATCTTCAGCAAGGACACTTTGTTCAAACCTCCACACAATGCCTTGTCCAGCGGCTACGTGGACAGCAGCTACACCAAGTCTGGCACATTGCGGAAAGCCTCACATGCCAAATCAACAGAGGCCCTAGACAATCCTGAGCCCCAGCAGCCTTCCAATTCAGCGACTTCCTCAGCGTCACCTGCAGTTTTACAGGGCTGCTTAGAGCCAACAGTCCCCTCCGCCTCCTTTGACTATTATAATGTATCCGACGATGAGGACGAGGAAGAGCCAGAGGAGGACTCGCACAAAGAGTTGGCTTCGGCAGAGGACAACAAAGACCACGGGGAAGGGGGTGGTAATGGTGGaggcagtggtggtggtggggaggGAACCATGCAGTGGCTCCTGGAACGGGAGAAGGACCACGATCTGCAGCGAAAACTGGAGACCAATCTGACTTTACTCAGCCCCAAGGAGACAGAGAACAGCAGCAGCCAGAAGTCAGCCCACTCTGCCCGTTTGGACAGCATGGACAGCAGCAGTGTCACGGTGGACAGTGGATTCAACTCCCCCAG GACACGTGAAAGCCTTGCATCCAACACATCCAGCATAGTGGAAAGCAATAGACGGCAAAATCCAGCGCTGAGCCCCGGCCACATTGGCACCAGTAGTATCGGACTGCCATTCAGCTTTCGCACCATCCCAGAGCCCCCCACCACACAGCCTGAGAAACTCCAGAAGTCATCGAACTGCCTGGCCTCCATCACCAGCGTCTGA
- the stox2a gene encoding storkhead-box protein 2 isoform X2 — protein sequence MKKNRSSNLRRAWPSSELAERPLEHNLSRSEKDIRVQKQHLPPPPPPHFSPSPPSYRAPGDVSPISMSPISQSQFIPLGEILCLAISAMNSAHKPVNQEALVEHLTASFPGVPTPSSEVLRHTLNMLVRERKIYPTPEGYFIVTPQTYFITPSLIRTNNKWYHLDDRLQERPQQQQQQQQQQQQQQQQQQQQQPQQQPQHCATPQSGNATPSTPGCLRERPPRKNNNDSYNSYREDPSKHHPPALPSKSPKEHRGDSYQSKPPKDHSGGDPPPSASAKEHRGEPPSYPHPPAPTSPPAQQSPSQDPADKGKSITSFPYKTDTLTKKKEGSGGGGGSGEKQSKRFGLRLFRLSFKKDKMRQLATFSAQFPPEEWPLRDEDVPTTPIPREVEMEIIRRINPDLTVENVARHTAVMKRLEEERTQKNKAGSSAQHSARSRRGRGHRRAPHGKSRSHSKPRTSRGDPSEGSNWDLVFMERDYRFFSHSLVRSPREAMYTLERRRSGGATYLVHSNPNITESYCPVTPEWDVSGELAKRRTEMPFPEPSRGTCQSRVQRSHSHNQDRKSRHERSDQAKERSRSMDNSLKGPSLGAPEDFEPSLEERSHYYTDDGTLRATQKSSHYSRIMFSAAKFHSDFNVPDLGKGSLDESRIRSTMERNKSRDSLPTYNELMGLSSKPSTDEYFQCNTSNETILTAPSPQAKSEYDTLTSSGGLRKGSPADRQTPHLTSPHTMEYKEDLSAAKGQNGSTRLTPSQTPEPAQNARLTPHQHNVDPGGGGGGMVIKRKEIFSKDTLFKPPHNALSSGYVDSSYTKSGTLRKASHAKSTEALDNPEPQQPSNSATSSASPAVLQGCLEPTVPSASFDYYNVSDDEDEEEPEEDSHKELASAEDNKDHGEGGGNGGGSGGGGEGTMQWLLEREKDHDLQRKLETNLTLLSPKETENSSSQKSAHSARLDSMDSSSVTVDSGFNSPRTRESLASNTSSIVESNRRQNPALSPGHIGTSSIGLPFSFRTIPEPPTTQPEKLQKSSNCLASITSV from the exons ATGAAGAAGAACCGCAGCAGCAATCTGCGGCGGGCCTGGCCCAGCTCGGAGCTCGCCGAACGCCCGCTGGAGCACAACCTCTCTCGTAGTGAGAAAGACATCCGTGTGCAGAAGCAGCATCTTCCTCCGCCTCCTCCCCCTCATTTCTCTCCATCCCCGCCAAGTTATCGTGCGCCAG gtGACGTGTCTCCGATCAGTATGTCACCTATCAGCCAGTCACAGTTCATCCCGCTGGGAGAGATCTTGTGCTTGGCCATCTCTGCTATGAACTCTGCCCACAAGCCTGTCAACCAGGAGGCACTGGTGGAGCACCTCACTGCCAGCTTCCCAG gtGTGCCTACACCCAGCTCAGAGGTTTTGCGACATACCCTAAACATGCTGGTGCGAGAGAGGAAGATCTACCCAACTCCAGAGGGCTACTTCATTGTCACTCCCCAGACCTACTTTATCACTCCCTCTCTCATCAGAACAAACAACAAGTGGTATCACCTGGATGATCGACTGCAAGAGcgtccacagcagcagcagcagcaacaacagcagcagcagcagcagcaacaacaacaacaacaacaacagccacaGCAACAACCTCAGCATTGTGCTACACCTCAGTCTGGCAATGCCACACCATCCACGCCTGGCTGTCTGAGGGAGAGGCCTCCTCGCAAGAATAACAATGATTCGTACAATTCCTATCGCGAAGACCCGTCCAAACATCACCCCCCTGCACTCCCGAGCAAGTCACCAAAGGAGCACAGGGGAGATTCCTATCAAAGTAAGCCACCCAAGGATCACAGCGGCGGGGATCCTCCGCCGAGTGCGTCAGCCAAGGAGCACCGAGGTGAGCCGCCATCGTACCCCCATCCCCCGGCTCCCACCTCTCCCCCTGCCCAGCAATCGCCGTCTCAAGATCCAGCTGATAAGGGCAAAAGCATCACTTCTTTCCCCTATAAAACTGACACTCTgaccaaaaagaaagaaggaagtgGTGGGGGCGGCGGAAGCGGCGAGAAGCAATCCAAAAGGTTCGGACTCAGGCTCTTCAGGCTGAGTTTTAAGAAGGACAAAATGAGGCAGCTGGCAACCTTCTCAGCCCAGTTCCCTCCGGAGGAGTGGCCGCTTCGTGACGAGGATGTGCCAACCACGCCCATCCCCCGCGAGGTGGAGATGGAGATCATTCGCAGAATCAACCCCGACCTAACGGTGGAGAATGTTGCGAGGCACACGGCTGTGATGAAGAGGTTAGAGGAAGAGCGCACGCAGAAGAACAAGGCGGGGTCTTCAGCCCAGCACAGCGCACGCAGCAGGAGGGGCAGAGGCCACCGGAGGGCTCCACATGGTAAGTCTCGCTCTCATAGCAAACCGCGGACCTCCAGGGGAGACCCATCTGAGGGTTCAAACTGGGATCTTGTGTTCATGGAAAGGGATTACCGCTTCTTTAGCCACTCGTTAGTTCGCTCACCCCGAGAGGCTATGTACACCTTGGAGCGCAGGCGAAGTGGCGGCGCGACATACCTGGTCCACAGCAACCCAAACATCACTGAGTCATACTGCCCTGTTACCCCCGAGTGGGATGTGTCTGGGGAGCTAGCTAAGAGACGGACAGAGATGCCCTTCCCCGAGCCTTCACGTGGAACATGCCAGTCCAGAGTGCAAAGGAGTCACAGTCACAATCAGGACAGGAAGTCTCGTCACGAGAGGTCAGATCAGGCGAAAGAACGATCTCGGTCCATGGACAACTCTCTAAAAGGCCCGTCACTGGGTGCACCAGAAGACTTTGAACCGAGTCTGGAGGAGCGTAGTCATTACTACACTGATGATGGCACCCTGCGGGCCACGCAGAAGTCCTCCCATTACTCAAGGATCATGTTCTCTGCTGCTAAGTTCCACTCTGATTTCAATGTGCCTGATTTGGGGAAAGGGAGTTTGGATGAGTCAAGGATCCGGAGTACAATGGAGAGGAACAAAAGCAGAGACAGCCTGCCAACGTACAATGAGCTAATGGGACTTTCTTCTAAGCCCTCAACAGATGAGTACTTCCAGTGCAATACGTCAAATGAAACAATCTTAACTGCCCCTTCGCCTCAGGCAAAATCAGAATATGACACAttaacctcatcagggggactCCGAAAGGGCTCTCCGGCTGACCGCCAAACGCCTCACCTCACCTCTCCTCACACGATGGAGTACAAAGAGGACTTGTCGGCAGCAAAAGGACAGAACGGCTCAACGCGACTGACGCCAAGCCAGACGCCGGAGCCGGCGCAAAATGCCCGTTTGACGCCACACCAACACAATGTAGATCCcggagggggaggaggtggtATGGTGATCAAGAGGAAAGAAATCTTCAGCAAGGACACTTTGTTCAAACCTCCACACAATGCCTTGTCCAGCGGCTACGTGGACAGCAGCTACACCAAGTCTGGCACATTGCGGAAAGCCTCACATGCCAAATCAACAGAGGCCCTAGACAATCCTGAGCCCCAGCAGCCTTCCAATTCAGCGACTTCCTCAGCGTCACCTGCAGTTTTACAGGGCTGCTTAGAGCCAACAGTCCCCTCCGCCTCCTTTGACTATTATAATGTATCCGACGATGAGGACGAGGAAGAGCCAGAGGAGGACTCGCACAAAGAGTTGGCTTCGGCAGAGGACAACAAAGACCACGGGGAAGGGGGTGGTAATGGTGGaggcagtggtggtggtggggaggGAACCATGCAGTGGCTCCTGGAACGGGAGAAGGACCACGATCTGCAGCGAAAACTGGAGACCAATCTGACTTTACTCAGCCCCAAGGAGACAGAGAACAGCAGCAGCCAGAAGTCAGCCCACTCTGCCCGTTTGGACAGCATGGACAGCAGCAGTGTCACGGTGGACAGTGGATTCAACTCCCCCAG GACACGTGAAAGCCTTGCATCCAACACATCCAGCATAGTGGAAAGCAATAGACGGCAAAATCCAGCGCTGAGCCCCGGCCACATTGGCACCAGTAGTATCGGACTGCCATTCAGCTTTCGCACCATCCCAGAGCCCCCCACCACACAGCCTGAGAAACTCCAGAAGTCATCGAACTGCCTGGCCTCCATCACCAGCGTCTGA